From one Bacteroides fragilis NCTC 9343 genomic stretch:
- a CDS encoding YciI family protein — protein MFVLILTYKAPIEKVIELLEAHCCYLDKYYAAGIFLASGPQVPRTGGVILCRAQSRAEVEKIIGEDPFNAVADYRVIEFEPNKSVEGFKELLKIG, from the coding sequence ATGTTCGTATTAATATTGACTTATAAAGCACCTATCGAAAAGGTGATCGAATTGCTGGAAGCACACTGTTGCTATCTGGATAAGTATTATGCTGCCGGAATCTTTCTTGCTTCCGGGCCGCAGGTGCCCCGGACGGGGGGAGTTATTCTTTGCCGTGCTCAGAGCCGTGCAGAAGTAGAAAAGATAATCGGTGAGGACCCTTTTAATGCTGTGGCAGACTATCGGGTGATAGAGTTTGAACCGAATAAGTCGGTAGAAGGATTCAAGGAACTTTTAAAAATAGGTTGA